Within the Miscanthus floridulus cultivar M001 chromosome 17, ASM1932011v1, whole genome shotgun sequence genome, the region tccatccctctctctctcccgtcCCTTGCACACATTAGAACGAATGAATCACCAATCCCGCGCTTCTCCCGGGGTGGGTGGTCTGCCATGCCACCAAGATTCGATTCGGTTTTCTGACGACGACGGATTGCATGCGTGAATCTTTCTTCCGCAGAGACGAGCTCCGACGAGCACGGGCAGCCAGTGTACTCGGTGGCGCACCTGGTGACCGACGCCGACAACCGCCTGGGCGCGGGCGACCCGTTCCCGGGTTCCCCGCCGTCCACGGCCCCCATCACCGACGCCGACCTCTACGCGCCGGCGAAGGAGCTCTACCTCGGCGACCGCTGCCAGGTGGCCGACTCCCCGGCGCCGTGGCAGTTCTGGATGGTCATGCTCAAGAACGGCAACCTCGACACCACCGCCGCCATATGCCCCGAGAACGGCCGCCCCGCGCGCCCGTTCCCGCAGACGTCCCGCTTCCCGTGCCCCGGCGGCGCCGGGTGTATGAACCAGCCGCTGCTGTTCCACAACCGCACCGCGCTGGACGACGCCGGCCGCTGGCTCCGCGGCGGCATGTTCGGGACCTACGACCTGGACGCCGGCAACCGCCTTGGCGCCGGCGGCGACGTCTCGTCCTACTCCGTGACGTGGGAGAAAGAGGTGGCGGCGAGCGGAGGCGGTGGGTGGGCGTTCCACCACAAGCTGCGCACGTCCAGCAAGTACCCGTGGCTGATGCTGTACCTGCGCTCCGACGCCACCAGGGGGTTCTCCGGCGGCTACCACTACGACACCAGAGGCATGACCAAGAGAGTAAGCTCCGGCCAGCCAGTTCCTCTGATTCTTTTCTACTGCATGCAATAGCACGTGGAAAACAAAACAGAGCATGTGACTGACCACCTCGCTGCCGGCCGGCGGAGCAGGTGCCGGAGTCCCCGGACTTCAAGGTGCGGTTGACCCTGGAGGTGAAGCAGGGCGGCGGGCGCAACAGCCAGTTCTACCTGATGGACATGGGCAGCTGCTGGAAGAACGATGGGCGCGCCTGCGACGGCGACACGGCGACGGACGTGACGCGGTACAGCGAGATGATCATCAACCCGTCGACGCCGGCGTGGTGCAGGCCGTCGCGGATCGACCAGTGCCCGCCGTGGCACACGTTCCGGAACGGCAGCCGCGTGCACCGCACCGACGGGGCCCGCTTCCCCTATGGCGCCTACCACGTGTACTGCTCCCCTGGGAACGCGGCGCGCGCGGAGAAGCCCACCACCTACTGCGACCCGTACAGCAACCCGCAGGCGCAGGAGATCCTACAGCTGCTGCCGCACCCCGTGTGGGGCGAGTTCGGCTACCCCACGGCGAAAGGGCAGGGCTGGGTCGGCGACCCCAGGGCGTGGGAGCTCGACGTCGGCGCCATGTCGCACGCGCTCTACTTCTACCAGGACCCCGGCACGCCGCCGGCCAGGAGGCGGTGGACGTCGCTCGACGTCGGCACGGAGATTTACATCAGCGACAAGGCCGAGGAGGCGGAGTGGACGCTCAGTGGCTTCGACGTCCTTGTACCTGAACAGCAACGGGCCAGCAACAGCTGCTGGTAGAGACTAGAGAGACTACTGTACgcggctgataagtcggctgatactgttttgttgggagagaaaaacactgtatcatgactaATAAGCCGTGCTGATAAGTTAAGTGAACAAGgtattttttttattatatatctgaTAATAATACAAAGACAGGGTGAAAGTGTTAATTGTTCTCACTCTCACAGATGCCATTTGCTTGCAAGCAACACCTCATCTGGTTAAAGAAGCAAATTctagttttttttatatttttttataaaaaaataatgaagaggaaacaattctagttgaaaCTTGTAAGAAATACTAAACAGACAAATAGACAACGAGACAAGAGACAGACAATGAGACAAGTCTGCTTGCGCCGTCTAAATTCTTCAGGACAGCTGCTACTCTCAGAACATGCTGATCAGAATCAAGAATCAAGGGGAAAATGATTCCATATGGTTGGTATACTGGAATTATTGTAATGTACGGGCACACGTACACGCGGCATCGCAGGGCACGCGATGTGCGCCGCGCTGCTGATCGAGCAGCACGCCTGAGTCAGCCGGTGATCACGTCAAGTGGCTAAGATTAGAAGGAAGAGAGTAATTGGTTGTTTCCTTTTTTTGTTATTTTCCTTTGGCAGTCCTTAAGTTTAGGAAGAGTGGTTGGGCCGGAGGCCATATATTCCTGTAACCGCACATTGAGAGATTAAGCAAGAATCATTCAGTCTAATCTCCTACCTCTTCTCTAAGCCACGAGCCTGGGGGCAAAACCCGGCGAGTGTTGAGCGACGTGGGGGCATAACCTCGTCGTGTTTACCACGGAGCGCGGGTACGAGCTCCGTAGTCGAGGCCCGGCGTCCCTGCCGCATaccgcccttgacaacctggtatctcAGTCTCGTCGATCCTCTCCCACCACATCCAACCAATCCTCCACAGCCGCCGCGCAACCAGCCCACCAGCCGCCACCATCTCCTCCTTCCCCGTCCACAGCCACCTCTTCATCGCCAGCCATGGGCGATCAGCCCTCCATTGCCGACGTGATGAAGCTGCTCCAGACACTCACCACCGATATGTCCAAGATGCAAAACGACATGGCGACCATGCAGGAGAAGATCGGCTCTTCCGCCGACTCCAGCGTCCACTCCCACGACCAGCACCCACCGGATCGCCCTCCGCGATTCCAGAAGATGGACTTCCCGCGATTCGACGGCAAGTCCGACCCACTGATCTTCCTGAATCGGTGTGAGTCTTATTTCCGTCAGCAGCGCACCATGCCGGAGGAGAAGGTGTGGATGGCGTCGTACAACCTGGAGGATGTGGCCCAATTGTGGTTCCTCCAACTCCAGGAGGATGAAGGCACGCCGCCGTGGGGTCGCTTCAAGGAGCTCCTCAATCTTCGGTTCGGCCCGGCGCTGCGATCCGCGCCGCTGTTCGAGCTCACGGAGTGCCGACGCACCGGATCGGTGGAGGAATACTCCAACCGTTTCCAGGCTCTTCTTCCGCGGGCTGGTCGACTGGAGGAAAGCCAGCGTGTACAGCTGTACACCGGAGGGTTGCTGCCTCCGCTAAGCCATCGGGTGCGCATCCACGCGCCGGAAACCTTGGCCGCGGCCATGAGTCTGGCCAGGACGTTGGAGCTGATCGAACTGGACCGGCTCAGCCAACTGCCTCCTCGGGCGGCTACGCGGGCGATCCTGCCAGCCCCGCCTCCACGACCAGTGCTGCCAGCGGGCGCCGCGCCCCCTCCGCAAGTGCTCCCGGTGCCGGCCCTCCCAGCGCCGCAGCAGCAGCTGGCCCTTCCGGCGCCCCCACCCCGAGGCGCGGCTGGGCCATCCAAGCGGCTCTCGACGGAGGAACAAGCGGAGCGACGTCGCCTTGGCCTGTGTTACAACTGTAACGAGCCATACTCACGAGGGCACAATCGGGTGTGCCGCCGCATCTTCTACATTGACGGCATCGAGTTGGAGGACGCGGCTCCGGCGGCCGCCGATGCCGACCTCGCTGCACCGCTGTTCTCCCTTCGAGCAGTGGCTGGTATGCCCATTTGTGACTCCATGCAGGTGCGCGTGACAGTGGGCGCGGTGACGCTCACTGCCCTGCTGGACACCGGCTCCACGCACAACTTCATCGCAGAGGCGGCTGCAGCGCGCACAGGGCTCGCCGTCCAGTCCAGCCCGCGCCTCACCGCCACCGTGGCCAATGGCGAACGCATCGCATGCCCGGGCGTCCTCCGTCAGGCCTCGATCGCCATTGCTGGCGAGAACTTCTGCGTCGACCTCTACGTGATGCCGCTCGCCGGCTACGACGTCGTCCTCGGCACCCAGTGGATGGTCACGCTGGGCAAGATGGTGTGGGACTTGACCACGCGCACCGTGGCCTTTACGCGCCATGGCCGCACTATCTGCTGGGAGGACGTGGCCGCACAGCGAGCACCGCGCCTCTCCAACATCACGGCGCCGGCAGCCTTACTGGAGGAGCTGCTGACCGCGTTCGGCGGCCTCttcgccgagcccaccgggctgccACCGCCACGTGCACGTGACCACAGCATCGTCCTCAAGACGGGCGCGCTGCCGGTGGCCGTCCGGCCGTACAGGTACCCAGCGGCCCACAAGGATGAATTGGAGCGGCAATGCGCCGCGATGATCGAGCAGGGCATCGTGCGGCGCAGCGATTCCGCGTTCTCGTCcccggtcctcctcgtcaagaaacCGGACGGGTCGTGgcgtttctgcgtcgactaccgggCGCTCAACGCGCTCACCGTCAAGGACGCGTTCCCCAtccccgtcgtcgacgagctGCTGGACGAGCTCCATGGGGCgtgcttcttcaccaagctcgatctGCGTTCGGGGTATCACCAAGTCCGCATGCGTCCGGCTGACATACACAAGACGGCGTTCAGGACTCATGACGGCCTGTACGAGTTCTTGGTCATGGCGTTCAGGCTGTGCAACGCCCCCGCTACGTTCCAAGCTTTGATGAATGACGTCCTTCGGCCCTTCCTCCGCCGCTTTGTGCTTGTGTTTTTTGATGACATTCTGATTTACAGTCGTACATGGGCGGATCACCTACGCCACCTGCGCGTCTTCGGGGCGCTCCAGCAGCACCAGCTCTTCGTGAAGCGCTCCAAATGCGCGTTCGCGGCGTCTTCCGTCGCGTACCTCGGCCACGTGGTGTCGGCCGCGGGCGTCGCCATGGATCCGACAAAGGTGCAGGCTGTGCGGGACTGGCAGCAGCCACGATCCGCGCGCGCCGTGCGTGGCTTCCTGGGACTTGCCGGGTACTACCGGAAGTTCGTGCACAACTACGGCACCATCGCCGCGCCTCTCACCGCCCTGCTCAAGAAGGACGGGTTCGCTTGGTCGCCCGACGCGGCTGCTGCGTTCACCGCGCTAAAGGCGGCGGTCACCTCGGCCCCGGTGCTCGCCATGCCGGACTTCTCCAAGACATTCGTCGTCGAGTGCGACGCGTCCTCGCATGGCTTCGGGGCGGTGCTGGTCCAGGACAGCCACCCGGTGGCCTTCTTCAGCCGGTCTGTGGCTCCCCGGCACCGAGCTCTCGCGGCGTACGAGCGCGAACTGATCGGCCTCGTCCAGGCCGTGCGCCACTGGAGGCCCTACCTTTGGGGGCGGCGCTTCGAGGTCAAGACAGATCATTACAGCCTCAAGTACTTGTTGGATCAGAGGCTGTCCACGATCCCGCAACACCATTGGGTCGGGAAACTCCTCGGCTTCGACTTCACTGTTGAGTACAAGCTGGGGCATACAAATGCCGTGGCAGATGCCCTGTCGCGCCGCGATACTTCGGAGGAGGGCTCGGTGATGCTGCTGTCCGGACCGCGCTTCGACTTCCTCGACCGCCTTCTCCAAGCTCATGCCTCCGACCCGGAGCTGGTTGCTCTACAGGACGCCATCAGCCGCGGCTCCAAGTCGCAGCCCTGGGCCTTCACCGACGGGCTGGTCCACTACGGCGGACGGTTGTACCTGCCGCCTGACTCACCGCTGCTGCAGGAGGTGCTGCGGGCGGTCCATGAGGAGGGCCATGAGGGCGTCCAGCGCACGCTGCACCGACTCCGCCGCGACTTCCACTTCCCTAACATGAAACGTGTGGTGCAGGACCTTGTTCGTGCGTGTACAGTGTGCCAGCGCAACAAGCCGGAACATCTCCACCCGGCCGGACTGCTGTTGCCACTACCAGTGCCACAGGGTGTTTGGTCGGACATCGCCATGGACTTCGTCGAGGCGCTGCCGCGCGTACGGGGCAAGTCAGTCATCTTGACGGTGGTGGACCGTTTCAGCAAGTACGCGCACTTTATACCCCTGGCGCACCCGTACTCGGCGGAGACTGTGGCCCAGTCCTTCTTCTCCGAAATCGTTCGGCTGCACGGCATTCCGCAGTCCATCGTCTCCGACCGCGACTCCGTGTTCACCTCCAATTTCTGGGACGAGCTGATGCGCTTGAGTGGCACCAAGCTGCGGATGACGACGGCTTTCCACCCGCAGTCGGATGGGCAATCGGAGTCCGCTAACAAAGTCATCATCATGTACCTTCGATGCTTGACAGGTGATCGTCCACGCGACTGGCTACGCTGGCTTCCATGGGCGGAGTACGTCTTCAACACCGCCTTCCAGTCGTCGTTGCGCGACACGCCGTTCC harbors:
- the LOC136517674 gene encoding uncharacterized protein, producing the protein MSACPAPAVATFLLVALLACCCQAARAIRTHGGGGGGGGGYVSAVGDSGMRRDGLRVAWEAWNFCNEVGQEVPGMGSPRGADCFDLETSSDEHGQPVYSVAHLVTDADNRLGAGDPFPGSPPSTAPITDADLYAPAKELYLGDRCQVADSPAPWQFWMVMLKNGNLDTTAAICPENGRPARPFPQTSRFPCPGGAGCMNQPLLFHNRTALDDAGRWLRGGMFGTYDLDAGNRLGAGGDVSSYSVTWEKEVAASGGGGWAFHHKLRTSSKYPWLMLYLRSDATRGFSGGYHYDTRGMTKRVPESPDFKVRLTLEVKQGGGRNSQFYLMDMGSCWKNDGRACDGDTATDVTRYSEMIINPSTPAWCRPSRIDQCPPWHTFRNGSRVHRTDGARFPYGAYHVYCSPGNAARAEKPTTYCDPYSNPQAQEILQLLPHPVWGEFGYPTAKGQGWVGDPRAWELDVGAMSHALYFYQDPGTPPARRRWTSLDVGTEIYISDKAEEAEWTLSGFDVLVPEQQRASNSCW